The genomic window CCTCGAAGCGCGCGAACAGGGCGAAGGCGTCGGCGGTCGAGCCCGCAAAGCCGGCCAGGATCTTGTCGCCGTAGAGGCGGCGGATCCTGCGCGCGCTGTGCTTGACCACGCCTTCGCCCAGGGTGACCTGGCCGTCGCCCGCCATCACCACCTTGCCGTCGCGCCGCACCGAGAGCACCGTGGTGGACCGCACCCGCATGTTTTCTGGCTTTTTCATGATTCCGGCCTCCGATTATAGCAGCGTGCCGCGGCCCCACGGGGAAGGCGCGCCATCCGGCGGTGCGCTACAATCTCGCCTTTGTGTCGGCCCATCCCCAACGCCGCGTGCTGCTCTGCCTGGCCACCGCCGAGCTGCTAGCCATGTCGCTGTGGTTCACCGGGACGGCGGTGCTGCCGCAGCTCGCCCGCCAGTGGCACGCGGGGCTGGACGTCACCTCCTGGCTGACCATCGCGGTGCAGCTGGGCTTCGTAGCCGGCGCCCTGGTCATCGCCGTCTTCAATCTCTCCGACGTCTTCGCGCCCACCCGCGTCTTCGCTCTTTGCAGCGTGGCCGCGGCCGCCGCCAACGCCGCCTTCGCCGCGGTCGCCGGACGCCACGTGGCTGCCGCCATCGCCTTGCGCTTTCTCACCGGGGCCTTCCTTGCCGGCGTCTATCCCACCGGCATGAAGCTGGTGGCAGGGTGGTTCCGCCAGGGACGCGGCCTCGCCTTGGGCGTGCTCATCGGGGCGCTCACCGTGGGCTCGGCCCTGCCCCACGGCGTGCGCGCCCTGGGCGAACTCGACTGGCGCGCGGTGGTGCTCTCCAGCTCCGCGTTGGCGCTCGCGGCCGCCGCCCTGGTCGCCTTCGGGGTGCACGAAGGGCCGTACGCCACGAGCAATCCGCCCTTCCGCTTCACCCAGATCGGGGAGACCTTCCGCAACCGCCGCCTGCGCCTGGCCAACCTGGGCTACCTGGGACACATGTGGGAGCTCTACTCCATGTGGGGATGGATCGCGGTGCTGCTGGCCGCCGCCGGAAGTTCCTATCCGCGCAGCCTGGTGGAGATGGGGGCTTTCTGCGCTATCGCCATCGGGGCCGTGGGCTGCGTGTGGGCGGGCCGCGCCAGCGACGGCCGCGCCGGCGAGCCCTACGAGGGGCACGCGCATCTCTGCCGCCGCGCCCGCGTCACCATCGTGGCCATGGCCGTGAGCGGGGCCTGCTGCCTGCTGGCCGCCGCCGTCTTCCAGCACTTCCTGCTGCTGCTGGCGGTGGCGCTGGTGTGGGGGATCGCGGTGGTGGCCGACTCGGCCCAGTTCTCCGCCATCATCAGCGAGGTCTCGAACTGGTCGTATGTGGGGACGGCGCTCACCACCCAGGTGGCGCTGGGCTTCCTGCTGACCACGGTCTCGCTGCGCCTCACGGCGGCGCTGGCCGCAAGCTCCGGCTGGCGCTGGGCCGCGGCCAGCCTGGCCCTGGGACCCGCGCTGGGCATCCTGGCCATGCGCCGCCTCATGGCGCTTTCCGCCGCGACGCAGCCGGACGCGCAGCGCGTCGCTGCGTCTGCCTCGACTTCCGCAGAACTTGAGTCCTGAGGCTTCCGTCCGTCATATCGACGGCGTCATCCTGAGCGGCTTCCGCCGCGAAGGATCTGGCGCGGGCCACCGCTGCCTTGACGGCACGCGAGATCCTTCGGCCCTGAAGGGCCTCAGGATGACGCCAGCATAAAGGGAGGAGGGCGCAGCGAGGAGCCGGCTCAGCCGCCGGGCCCGTCGTTGGAGACGTAGTGCTCCAGGGAATCCATCTCCTGGCGCAATTCGTCGATCTCGGCCTGCAGCAGGTTGCGGATGGAGAGCATGCCCAGCAGGTGGCCGTCGTTGTCCACGATGGGCAAGTGGCGGTAGTGGCGGTCCACCATGACCTCCAGGGCCTCGCGCGGGCTCATCTCCGGGGTGGCCATCTCCACCGGGGTGGTCATGAGCTGGTGCACGGGGATGCGCTCGGGGTCGCGGCCGCTGAGCGCCAGCTTG from Terriglobales bacterium includes these protein-coding regions:
- a CDS encoding HslU--HslV peptidase proteolytic subunit; the protein is MKKPENMRVRSTTVLSVRRDGKVVMAGDGQVTLGEGVVKHSARRIRRLYGDKILAGFAGSTADAFALFARFE
- a CDS encoding MFS transporter; this encodes MSAHPQRRVLLCLATAELLAMSLWFTGTAVLPQLARQWHAGLDVTSWLTIAVQLGFVAGALVIAVFNLSDVFAPTRVFALCSVAAAAANAAFAAVAGRHVAAAIALRFLTGAFLAGVYPTGMKLVAGWFRQGRGLALGVLIGALTVGSALPHGVRALGELDWRAVVLSSSALALAAAALVAFGVHEGPYATSNPPFRFTQIGETFRNRRLRLANLGYLGHMWELYSMWGWIAVLLAAAGSSYPRSLVEMGAFCAIAIGAVGCVWAGRASDGRAGEPYEGHAHLCRRARVTIVAMAVSGACCLLAAAVFQHFLLLLAVALVWGIAVVADSAQFSAIISEVSNWSYVGTALTTQVALGFLLTTVSLRLTAALAASSGWRWAAASLALGPALGILAMRRLMALSAATQPDAQRVAASASTSAELES
- a CDS encoding CBS domain-containing protein; translation: MSLLHFCDEMPASVKPTASVAETIRLMLERRVGAVAVVDEEHKVAGIFTERDVLRKLALSGRDPERIPVHQLMTTPVEMATPEMSPREALEVMVDRHYRHLPIVDNDGHLLGMLSIRNLLQAEIDELRQEMDSLEHYVSNDGPGG